Proteins from one Nicotiana tabacum cultivar K326 chromosome 23, ASM71507v2, whole genome shotgun sequence genomic window:
- the LOC142177216 gene encoding uncharacterized protein LOC142177216: MKADQRHATSKLISGYIIDNLRDPRFEVTQAFVMVEMQKLHGLDIGYHKAWRAIQRASTLIRGTPEENYELLSSYLYMMKISKDANNQIFPLAFRIAESENNNSYEWHQSIAHDIAKVYPESHHGICIYHLEQNLKRRKVKSEVIKLFQSAARVYKRKEFDLYMSDIAKVDKKTFDYLMEEPPKRSKGAAYIKNDGFHPSEATTFSTLKVFPVDSWRSRVKEEGITFVVDLNKRTCDCFQFQFDELPCIHTIAAIEKRNIKKSNFCSDWYLKKSWLKTYERQIHPVGHTDSWIVPESANSQIIKPPDFKVPPGRRQKKRHISATESSKITFKCGRCRRIGHNRISCIYSPAVYPFSRKHRE, from the exons ATGAAAGCTGATCAAAGGCATGCAACTTCAAAGTTGATTAGTGGTTACATTATCGATAATCTTCGAGACCCAAGGTTTGAAGTTACACAAGCCTTTGTCATGGTAGAAATGCAAAAATTGCATGGACTAGACATTGGTTATCACAAGGCGTGGCGTGCTATTCAACGTGCTTCAACTTTAATAAGAGGAACTCCTGAAGAGAATTATGAATTATTGTCTTCATACTTGTATATGATGAAAA TTTCAAAGGATGCAAATAATCAAATATTCCCACTAGCCTTTAGAATTGCAGAATCTgaaaataataattcatatgagtg GCATCAATCTATTGCACATGACATTGCAAAGGTATATCCTGAAAGCCACCATGGGatttgtatctatcatttggagcAGAACCTAAAGCGAAGGAAAGTGAAAAGTGAGGTCATAAAACTTTTTCAAAGTGCTGCAAGAGTATACAAGCGCAAAGAATTTGATCTATACATGTCAGATATAGCAAAAGTTGATAAGAAGACTTTTGACTACTTGATGGAAGAACCACCGAAAAG AAGCAAGGGAGCTGCCTATATTAAGAATGATGGATTTCATCCAAGTGAAGCTACAAC TTTTTCAACTTTGAAGGTCTTCCCTGTTGATTCATGGCGTTCTAGAGTTAAGGAAGAAGGAATTACTTTCGTGGTGGacttaaacaaaagaacatgtgattgtTTTCAGTTTCAATTTGATGAATTACCATGTATACATACAATTGCAGCTATCGAGAAGAGAAACATCAAGAAGTCCAATTTCTGCTCGGACTGGTACTTAAAGAAATCTTGGCTAAAAACATATGAAAGACAAATACATCCTGTAGGACATACGGATTCTTGGATTGTACCAGAGAGTGCTAATTCACAAATTATTAAACCTCCAGATTTCAAAGTCCCGCCAGGTAGAAGGCAGAAGAAAAGGCATATTTCAGCTaccgaatcatcaaaaataacattcaaatgTGGTCGTTGCAGAAGAATTGGTCATAATAGAATATCTTGTATATATTCTCCGGCAGTCTATCCATTTTCAAGGAAGCATAGAGAATAA